The genome window AACACCTGCTGAGGCAATTAAGTATGCGCCATTCATATTCTGGGACTCGTCCTTGGTTTTAGCTGAGTTCTTCTTATCCTTAATTGCCCCGTTGTATGGTCCTTGTGTGCTTTTCGGCCTGCGCCTCAATTTTCGGATGAATTTTCCTCGAGGGTTGACGCGATGGCATTTAAAATATGCAAGGCATTTGACATTTTAATCAACCGTTGCCCTCAGAAGTCAGCCAGGCACACCAAAAAGCTTAAGTGCAGGACCAAAAGGATGGGGGAAAAGAAAGCCGGGAAAACTTGCGGAAATTCCTTAATGAATACAAATACTGCTTTGCCCTCGTCTTTGGTTTGAAAGTTATGCAAGTTAAGGCGTgataaagtataaatatttcttGAACCCTAGAAAAATATAAGGACTTACAAAATGTTCGATTTTCAATcttgaaaaaatgttgaagttttcttttttaatttttcgccTTTTTCTACTTCCATTTCATCGGTATCAGTACTATCGGTTTGAGTTGCCGGTCTTCTCTTTATACTCGGTTTCCTAGTTTCGCTACTTTTTTGCGTGTTTGTATCATCCTCTTCCACTTTTTTCCGTTTatccttttctttttgtatACCCACATCTGATGCTAAATTTGTGTCTCTCGTTGTGTCTCTCGTTGTGTCTCTCGTTGTGTCTCGTATGTCCTCTGAAACTTCGCTATTATGAGTAGAGTCTAGGTCGACGAGATTCGGATCTTCTTCATCATCCAGTATTCTGTAAATTTCGTCCAGGGAAACCTGCGTTATGGAATAGTCCTCCAACAGTCCTTCATTTCGTATCTTTTCCATTTGGTAAAACAAGTTGGACAGCGTTGTAACATTAATGTTTATGTGATATATGAGACAAGTTTCAAAGGCTTCgcttaaaatattaaaatggaATAGTACCTTAGGTTAGATTATATCGTTCCATGCGTGATTAATTGGATCTTACTGTAATGTAGCCAACGGAAAGAGGTCTGCCATATCAGCTATAAGTTGTCGATATCTTCGTTTCAgtctttaaaaaataaaaaattaagaataaattgtattaaatatttacgagTTAACAGAAAATTCATGATTTCTTTAGCGAAATATCCAGGATGTATCCTGATACACTTCAAAATCACGGTACTTACTCTCCCTCACTGGGATTGACCCTAAGCCTTATCACTATGGTATTAGTTACTTCTGATCGCACCTGCTGCATTGATCCGATTAACATCATCTCGCCGGCAACCAGGAAAGCCACTTTCGAGCACACTGCATTGGCCTCCTCCATGCTATGGGTGGTCAGGAGTACCGGTCTTCCGCTGCTCTTTACAGcctccagttttcgccaaatAAACCTTTGGGTCGCGTGATCGACACTACCATTTGTCTCATCGAGACAAAGTACGGACCCGCTATCGATAGCGAGGGCAATATTCAGTTTTCTCTTCTTTCCACCACTATATGTATGAATCGGCCTGTCCAGTTGATCCTTAAAGTTGAATTCGATGGCCATTTGCTCGGACACCGCCTTGATATGCTGTTTCGGCACTCCATGGAGCAGGCAATGGATCCTAAGCAGCTGCCGACCAGTGAGGTAATTGGGGGCCGTATCGCCTTGGGGACAGTAGCCGACCTCCATTTTAGCATCATTCCTGTGTTCCCTCAGACTGTGTCCTCTCACATAGATGTTGCCATGGGACATGCAGGTCTCGCCCGCAATCATCTGGAAAATAGATGTCTTTCCAGTTCCTTGCGCACCCAGAAGGCCAAAAGTATCGCCGCTATTTATAATCATGTGTTTAAGCTATTTAGGATATTAGTTTAATATAGTACATACGGTCTTATCGCGAATGACACTAATTGGACAGCTCTTTTTGTGCGGCAGTAGTTCTTGGTAACCTGGTCAACAATTATTGGATAATCCTCATGCTCGTACTTCGGGATTTGACCCACTCGCCTCTCTTCGTCCAGAACACGAATGTGTTTCCCATTAGTATGCCAATTCCGGTTGGATAGCTTTGGCTTAAATCTGTAGCCAATTTCGTATCCAAAGTTCGAAAGCCAAAGAAATATAAACCAAGCCAAGCAGTGGACCATCAGTAGCCATATCTCTATCCAATAATGTGCGGCTGCCCAACAATAAAACAAGTTAATCAAGTAGAATGCATAATGTAAATTAAAAGTACTAACGTTTGCACGCACAGAACACGTTACAATTTCCGAATTTACAATCAAGTTCTTCGATCGGAGGAAGTACTTCACGATTGCAATATTCACGCCACGCGAGGCATTTAAATAGGCCAAAGGTTCCGACGTACATTGGAAGTATCGCAAATACTGTCGTAAAATTTACTTCCGTGATTAGGGTCAACATATACAGAAAGGAAAATAGCATTCCACCTACACAGAAagataattataattatatcaTTTAAAATGGTAACTGGTTTTTATAGTTATCTTATATCATTTAAAATGGTAACTGGTTTTTATAGTTATCTTATACAATCTACATCCCTAACCCTCAGTTTTAAAGATAGATCGTTTTATTTCATACTAATTTGTATTACCTGCTTTATGTTTTTGTTACTTACCCGTCATTACCAGAATCGTAAATATTCCAGCAAATGCAATATTAGGTCGATTAAACAATAAACTGCATAGGTACACAAATGGCAGGCAGGCAAATCCAATAAGTAGAAGCATTATAATCACTTGGTACCATATTGTAAAATGATATATTGCAATTGTTAAAGCCACCATGTAAATGGCAAATATTAGAAAATCGCCTACAAAGTGGGTTAACCAGAAGTAGAATAGGGTCACTCCGTAAATTTCTTGTTGCGTTTTAAAATGCTCCACACGCTCCTTGGTTacaaatatggaaaatatgCTTAAAGCCAGGGCTATATACGCTGTTATTATAATAAGTGAACCGAAGAGTTGCTTCCTTTTGCCTTTTTCATTATATAATGTTGAAGCTGCTTCTAATATGGACATCTGAACAGTAATTTTATTAGCATCCCCTGGTTTAGATTCATAGGGATGACCGGATGAGCTGGAGGTGTTTGGTTGGATAACAACATCATATTCCTGAATTTCATAGTCCGGATAATCCCAATAGTCCGGATCATTCTGTCGTTTATACCTTTGCCCTTTACTTGTAGCGTTATTTAACCAAACGAAATCATGAAGATCACCTCGGTTTACCAAAATACTAAAATCTTGGTCTTCAAACACTGCCTTTCCCAGGGCATTATAGACCAAATTCATGGCAATGGGTGCGGAGTGTTCGAAGGCATCGCTATTGTACCAGGCCGTGATAGTTGACACATTATTAAACGAAGCACCACATACGTATTTACGCTTAATATCACGGCGTATTATTGGCGGTGCTTTGAATAGATGCGAAAAAATTGAGTCTACGTTTTCGACCGTTGCTGGCTCCTTGACCAATTCGACGTAGGCCTCTCCTTCGCTCTTGTACAACTGCTTATCAACTTCGAGTAAGATGACCATGTCATCATAGCTATAATAGTCCAGCGACAATGCGAGCACCGGTTGTTTATCCGTTCGATGGTCACATTTTTCCGAGGCGGCAGTACTAAGTACTATGACATAATAGAAAAGTGGGATGATGAGgattaaaatgaaaatcagTGCTCGCGACGCagtgtaattttttttttttataaacattgCCTGCCATTGGGCCATACAACTCCCTTTTTCCCGATCCTTTGGCCTCCATATTGCTATTGGGTTTATGGGCGTTCTTGTTTTTAGTATCGTTTCGTTTGGGGGGTCCATTTTAAGCTGATACCTTGATACTTTCTTCGTCCGAATTGACTTGTCCGTTTGAACTCCAAACTCGGCTTTTTctgcaaatcaaaattaataaaatatatgtaattgAATATATACCCTATGGTATGAATACAAGCGCACACTAATTCCAATCTTACCATTAACTCCTTGGTCAGCACCGCCCCTGAGTCGTAAACCACCCTGACCATAATCCAAACTGAGATAGATCCCATCGAGGCTTGAATCGCTCACTCCAAAACTGACGACATTGAGACTTTTTTTATTCTCCTCCAGCTGTTGGAACAACTCCGGAAACCGGTCTATTTTGCTTCGTGGCAGCTTGTAGCTCACATCAACTCCGAGGAACACCGGAGAAGTGGTGGTCATATAGAATTTAACGAGATCCGTCAGGTTGTCCGCTTTGCTATTGGGAGCCATTTGGCAGGAGAGTGTATAGCTGGTGTATGGTAAATGTTTTAGGTATCCCAAAGTGCCATAGCACAAAACCTGTCCATCGTTCATGATAGCTATGCGGTCGGCAATGATTTCACCCTCCTCCAACTGTTGGCTTGTCATCAAGATGGTGCGTCCATGCTTCTCCTTCTGCAAAAATCGCCATAGCTCGTGCCGACCAATGGCATCCAAACCGGAGGATGGCTCGTCGCAGAGGATTACCTTGGAGCCGGCACAAAGGGCACAGGCCAGTGACAATCGTCGCTGATTACCTGGTGATAGTTTCATGGCGTCCCATTTTTGTGAATCGACCAAGCCAAGCTTGCTGATGTAGATATTCGATTCCATCAAGGCCTCTGTTTTGTTGTAGCCCTTTACGCGACTAAAGAAGTAGATGTGATCTTTGGCACTCATTCCTTTGAAAATGACACTGTGTTGAGGGCAGATTCCCAAACTACTTTTTGCTACTTTTGCTTCAGTAACTATATCGTATCCATTGATCAGGACTGTTCCCGTAGTGGGTGGCAAAATCCCGCAGAGCATCATTATGATGGTAGTTTTTCCAGAACCTTTGTGACCCACCAACGCTGTTATCTCATTTTCGTACACATTAATGAATAGATCCTTAACCACATGGCGAAATCCGAAAGTCTTGGAAAGACTTCTAATTTCTATGccgatttttttgtttatgtttaccCTCTGAAAATTTTCTTGGGTTCGATCATCGAGGTAGATAAACGGTTGTCCTGTTGGATTCGTTCCGGGTAAATTTCCTTCGGAATTTGTCTTTGCAAGGGACAAAAGCGCTCCTTGGTGAAAAACTGAAGACACATTTCGGAGCGGACACCAATATCTTCTTTGGAATGGATAGGTCCATGGCTGAGGTACTTCAAACTCACCAGTTCGCACCGCCTCTATGTACAGGCAGATGAGCAGATCAATCCAGCTGATCGAAATCATGATGAGCATGTGGCCCACAATGCTGAGCTTATGGCCACTAGATGCAGTATTGTGTATGGTATACCATTGCGCTCCCACCGACTGCATCTCCATTACGGCCACCGAATCCAAAATGTAGAACAGCCCAGAGTTAAGCCCAATACTGGCAGCCGTTTGGGCTGCAAGACTAGATTTCTCCGTACCCACAATCAGAAAGGGAAGAGCCGTGGCCAAGTATATCAAAATTGTGGCCACGACGGCCGATAGACTTCTTGAGAAAAATGAGCTTACGAAGAAGGCAAAAAGCACAAGTGAATGGACGTATACCAGAAAAATGGTCATCAGGCAAACCAGGCTGCTAAACTCATAAATCAAGCCAATAGAAAAAATAGCAATCATAATTAACAGACATAGTATCAACAGTATAATCGATTTGGTATACCAGGCCAGCCAGTGAATACTATTACTAAATCCCATTGCAGTTAGAACAGCTTTTTGCTGGCGCTCCTTTTCAGCTACTACATACTTTGCAACAAAATGAGGTTAAGGGGGTTTTATTAAAGTacttagttttttttttatcatacCTTGACAATTGTGATGCAGGGAAGAAGAAACGATACTAGGGTCATATATGTCATGGCTTTTGCCGACTCCGCATAATGATTGGGCACATATAAGGGGTATGGAAAATGATTCATCAGAACACTGGGAAGCTTCCCGTTTCCGGCATtcttaaaaaatatgaatattttcgATATTCGCTCTTGTAGCAATAAAAAGCCCGATTCGAAATATTTGAAATCTTTTCTTTTTATGGATAACGGCATAAATATGGTTAGATTTAGCTCTTCCGGGCAGGATTTAATGTCATACCATTCACTGGGGAACGCAATACCTATTGCTTTTGTGTTGATCATCAATTGCAAGTAGAGTTCAGTGTTGGTGTCAAACACTTCGACATTTTTAAAGTCGGAAATATTTGCAAGCTGAGTAATTAATTGCTCTAGTATCCCATTGTTAGGTGTAAAATATAAGTCTTGGAatctaaataaaataatgttaGTATATGTTTCccttaattaaatatttacttacAAACTTGTATTGACACTTTTCGGGCCGGGACTCTTTTCCATTTCTATATCGGGGGGAAAGATTGATTTTGCTACTTTTGTGCCAATAGAAAAAATTATGGGCATTAAAACTGAAAGGAAAATGATCATAACTAATTCTATCCAATTGGTAAGCTGTAGTTTTATGTCCTTCCATAGTAGTAACCGATACTTTTGAAAATATGTCAAGCTTCGATTCATTACCAACTTCCTTAGCCCCTTTGTGCCTCCACTTTTAAAATCTCGGTTTtatattgaatatatttaaaatagcatttgtatattttttctgACTTAATGAGATTGGGTTGCCAAGCCAATTCTAGTATCATGGCATATTCTTCTGCTTAATTTCTTCTGAAAGGAAAATAAGGGAAGTAAACATATGTTTAGCTTGAGGGAATTGTTAAGAAACAATAGATGATATGCAAACCAATTTCTTAAGATGACCAATAACTCAAAACTTCGATTTTATGAAACTTGAATTGTATTTTGATCCTTGAATTGCTGGCTTATTCCAAGTCAGTATTACATTGTGAGTGAAGCTTAAAATCAAGTGCATCCCGTTTATGCAACAGACTCCAAATCACACTTTTAATTCGCCTTATCTAACTGGGATAGTTAGAAACGGGAtaatttagtttaatttattatCATACTATtaatactatttttttttttgagagAGTAGAATTCCGCAgcatagaaaataaaatgtagCATCCTTTTTTACACTCTTAGCTCAATTTGTGTTTTGCCAGAACGAACATTTGCTGGTCTTTTAACCGCACAACACACACATTTTTCCGCTAGAGGGAGATACATTAATTGCGGAATTTTGTGGGTGGCAACATAACTAACGGCAATTAGCTACTTTATGCCAcggcccacacacacattgcCACACAGCCACACTCACACCCACACATCCACGGTCGTTTGTCAAAGCGCTTGGTCGAGTTTATGTTGGAAATTTTGTGGCTCGTGTTCGTTTTGTGGTCAATTGGGAATTGCAATTAACGTATAgtttcatttttattgccatttGAGTTTCTGGATTCGACGCCGTTTATTTACTCACCTATTTTCCCATAAAACCGAATGCATAAATTATCCTGCGAACATAAAAAGAAACGCTGTTTTGCCTTGAGTTTATTGTTGGCTTTGCCGTTTATTAGTTCGAATTTATGGCAAGCCGCACTAGCTGTAATCATAAAACCAAAgtattttattcataattatAAGCAAAGCAAAAATCAAGTAACACTTCAAAGGTTAATAAAGTCCATTTATAACTATTATTAGGtctattttattttggtttatATTTAAACTTGTTTTTTAGGTGTCTAATAAAACTTTGTGGTAATTTGGCTTTTATATACTTCTTCTTCGCTTAAAAGAATACTAAAAAACAGAAACGGTAGTcaaaataattaggaaattgcttttacatttatttcaaCTAAGCTAATATCGTAAATAGTGGGATTACAATGGCACAGCTATTGCCATTGGGAAACAAAGTTTTAAATTGGTTTTCCTCACTTTTTTACCATTTATCTAcctaaattcaattaatttcgTAACTGTGTAAAAAGTGCCCACGTGGCTAGGAGTATTAGCCAGGTAGTTTTATTACCTTAAAAGACATTACAGGTGGTGTCGAAGTGGTATTGCAGTTGAAATGGCAGCTTAACCACACACCCAGCCATAAAGTGGGGAAAAAATTGGCGCAggtttataattaaaacaaaatattttactttcCCGAACTTAATTAGAATTAAAGCAAAGCATAGAGAAGAACAATTGCAAAGCAATTACTTTTTATCTAACGGTGGGCTTTATTTTCgctatattattatataatttattttaattagttcCAAATGAAGAATACTAAATGTTACTGCTGATTAAACGGAAATAttacttatattttattaaataaaagcaaatgcTTAAATATAACATTCTAGTTATCACATCATAGCCCAAGAAAAGCAGCACACAATTGGTACTTTTGTTGTGGGGAATATTTTATCCTGTTGCCTTGCCTGTCTGGTGTAAAATTCTCagataaatacaaaaaatcgTTTGCATTTTAATAGCATCATTTGCGTTTTCCATTGGCTGGAAATaatttttccatttgcatttaaattctATGCAGGCTTATGATCTTGGCAGCCCTCTGGAAAAGCTCCGCTAGAAATTTATTAACACGCATAACAAGGCAAGGTCGATTGGCAGCGATTCATTGGAAATTCGATTTTCCGACGAATCCACTATTTTGAGTGACTGTAATTTCCTTAGCTGCGCCGGGCtcttttacattttaattcaATATGTCAAAACGAGTCGTTAACAACGGGAATATGCGCTCGTCAGCCACCCAGTAGTCAACAGCTGTCAGTCAAAGTCGGGGTAGGCGCTTTGTGGTTCCATCCCAAGGGTGGCGAACCAATCTTCCAATCCTCCACAAGGTTCTAGTGTGCGGTCGTCActcagtcagttagtcagttagtcatttagccagtcagtcagtctaTCAGTCAGTTGTCAACTCAACCAGTCATTTAGTTAGTTGGTCGCGCCACAAAACGCGACTTCAGACATTGGCCCCCAGCTCGGAGAACGAGTGTGGCTGCCACTCATAGTGGCTGTCCTTCAAGCTTGAAGCTTAATTATCTAGCGTATTCAAAGGCTTCCCTCGAATCCTCCTCGGTCAGGTCTGCACCTAGTCATAGTTCTGTATATTGTTATAAATGAACTATTACATAACAgtagaaaagaaaaaatgtttaatagcCCGATTTTTGTTAATACCCTAGAAACAAGAAAGTGTGCTTCTCTTATTGTTAGCAAATTAAACAAAGACCGCGGTTTTATAGTCCTATGCATTTTATTACCACCTGCAACAAACATGTAAACTGATTCCTTTGTTCAGAATATTAGCTCTCACTTCGGTTTTCGCGGTCATCATCGtgattgttttttatttcctgCGGTTTTTATACATATGGGCCAACAACAATACACAAAAAGTTAGCATATTAAGCCTTTAATCTGAGCAACATACGAATTTTCATTTGTATTCAagcattaaataaaaatgtatatctATGTTACCGATAGATGATTGTTTTTCACTAGTTAATTCATTAATATACTTCAACTTAAACTGCTAATTAATTAAGAAATTATACCAGCCGTATTACCCAAGTTCTTAGTTTCTTATCATCAACATCGCGGTGTTTACGGTGCGTATGCTTAATGTTAGTattgtattgtttttatttcaattgaaGGGGCTAATTTATCTTGTTCTACTTGGCATGGTACCATATCTTCTCTTCTCAATGCCCCCTGCCTGCGTTTGGAATAAAAATTTCAAGCAATTTCGGTGCGGTGGAAGTACAATTTATCACATTGACGCTGATGAATTGTTCGCTCCACACTATGACAACTTTATCGTTGATTCTGGCTGGGGTTggcgatggtgatggtgatggtgtcTTCCCCTAAATTCGAGCCCACTCCACTCCCTGGTTACTACTTTCAGCTCTTGTTCCTGGATTGTTTCTGTTGAATTGCTTGTAAAATGTTTTGTAACTGTCACGGCTTGCTTTCTTTAGCACCTCCCTTCCAGCTGCTGTTGTATTAGTAATGATTTAATGTCGCATGGCTTGTTGCCTCTCGAATATGGTATAAAATACCATATAtattaaagaaatttaaacaaatttaaagtTAGTCCTTGCGTTCGATCCTAACCATCAACCAGCTCTTCAATTAGTACGTCGACAAACGCTTAGCGATGATCTGGCTGTATGAATAATTCAGCGCAAAATAACCAcctggtttttatttttatttattttcgttttttcaTGGGTTGCGACTGTCTGTGCCGCAGCAAGTGAAAAATCGCAATCTTGCAAACTCCAATCAGGCGTACATTTGTATTGTTGGGCGTATGCTTCCCTGCAGCTGTTCCTTCCTCTCGACACACATCCGTTTTaccatgtacatatatagtcGATCCTCCGATGATGTACCGAAGGACTGCTTGTTTTTGGCGCTGTAAGTGCTGCCGTTATAACTGTCACTTGTCCTCGATACACTTGTCTGCCTGTCTGCcatgatgctgctgctcctcctggtGCTGATGTCACTCCTGCGAAGTCCTTCGGATGGGACTCCCCTCGTTTCCGGCAGACGTACGAGATTTGAATGTATGAGCGGCAAACCAAAAACTGTAGACGAGAAATTGATATTTTATGGTTATGAATTATTACCAGCGATTATCTGCCAGAGCTATGGAGATAAAAAGAGTTTCCCCTCTTTTGTTGGGGATTTCAGGTCCTGGAAGGAGACGCCCATTTCGGTTGTAAAATGCATGATGGGAGCCATCAATATAAAGCACTTTTCAAACTCTCGGCGGAAAAAGGAGGCACGTAAAGGGTGAAGTAGCCAACTTACAATGGGATTGTGTTAAAAAGTTACcaaacacaataaataaaCACAGGCAAAAAGCCAGAAGATGCGTTACCGAGAGTCATTGCGAAATTGCATTACCCGCTGTTGAGTGTTTGAATTGCAATAATACTGCTGAGTGGCGCAATATTGGCTTAGAATGGATATTGTGCACTCGTCGGTAAACAAATAACTTTGCGTATGCATATGAAATGCGATTATAGTGCACTTGCATGGGTCTAAGCTTATGGGAATTTAGAGAATGTAGAAATAGCTAACTTACATCCTCGGCTGGTGAATAAAACAGTTGAAGGACATAAATTACGAGTCTATCATGTGCATCAACGATTGCAAGTCCAGCATTTTCACTTCGTCCTTATTGGCTTGGACTTGTTTAATATCAAATTGATGTCAATACATTTTTGCGGAGCAACACTTGACTTGCTCCACTTAAAATTCCTCAACTTTGTGCGGTGCTTGGGCCATTTGGCCGAATGGCTTTTTGAAATGAAGCCAACTACTTGTCACACCCACTAGAGAGCACATGggccaaaaaggaaaggaGGCCAAAAGGAGACACTTAACTTGGCCCACACACACTTCTCCGCACACTTCAAACCTTCAATTGTTTGCCCACTGCGTCCCTTTGACATGTGGCGAACAAAAGCGTTATCTAAAGATAGTCtcaaaagagtcggtgacccTTGAGTTCATATATATGCACACGGTGTGGAAACAATAGGGTTTTTATTCATATTCTACGACCATgaaataattgcattttattatatattatccTCCAGAAATTACTTATGTGGCTCTACAACCAATTAGCAATGAAGCTTAGTAAGACAAATagtaataattaataaaatattgattataaaaactttaattgagataaagatatattttatatgtaatATAACCCTAATGTCGCTAAGTATTCAACTTTGAATGCATAATTAGAATACTCGGTTTCAATTACTTGAGTTTGAGCGGACATTGACAGTTTGATGGGATCACATCCTTTCTGGCCAAGCTTATTGCTCATCACCACTGACTCCCCGTCCGGCTGAAGTTGCCTGTCTGGTCGAGAGCTCCATTCACTTCCTGCAACTCCAAGTGCAGCGGCAGTGGCAACAGCAATGGCGTCGAACAATGCAACTGCCGTCGCTCCCGAGGAGGCGCCATTGGAGTGTCTGACATCACGTGTGGGGAGCAGCAGTGGCGGCTGACAGTTGACATGCTGACAGACTCGAACGCGTCCTGCGACGCAGAGACAGAGTCCTGCCACAAGCGATGCCAAGTTGGCCTTTTTCAGGCCAAAGCACATCCTTCGCTCGAAAAGCCTGATACGTAAAGTGGTTAGCTACAAGGAATTGTAGAAAGTAGAAccacatttaaaatgttattaaaatgttaCTAATTTAAGAAGGAAAATCCAGCACATGATTAAAAGTAACAATATGTAAGGGTTTACAACATTTGTTTgggtttttaaaaatatttagcGTTGATTTTTTGGTAATaatgttttcatatttaatatttgttctATATTAgtcttaattataaaattgcattatttgcttttttgcCATCACTGCTCAGTGATATGATTTTGCTGCAAGCGCCACCCCTAAATTACGATGTGTATGCTGCATTACTTTTAATAGCTGCTCTCCCCCAAACTCTTGGGCCATTCAATTTATGTCCTTTCACCAACATCTTGTACACACGTTTTTGTGTCGTGCTTTCTGAATttttcatacatacatattctTACCCCTCGCGATTTTCGTACATAATTGCTTTCAGGGCGCTTTGCTGCTATGACTTTTTGTGTTGCGATTTGTTGAGAgccatgattttattttaaatgagTTTTTGATTTATGCATTAAACACATAATTGTACCAGATTTCCCATTTCTCTTTTGCCTTTCTCGCCGGCTTTCTTTCCTTTGTCCTCGGATCCTGGCGAAGGATTTGTCTGTCGCTTGGTGTGCATAATTTAATGTTTGGTTTGATTTATGCGGAGACGCTAAGGCAGCGAAACTCTGAAAAAGGTTTTAATATAACAAATAAGTTGGGGATTTACCGAGATGGGTTCGCAAGGCATTTGATCTCTGCGGAGGATAATACGAGAAAGTGACAATTGAAGGCAAGTTTCGGAGGAGACAGGTGCACAGAGTGCCaagttttttaagttttttcaaaATAGAGCAGCACGTATAAGTCTAAGTTAGTCCTTGGGCTAATCGTTCATTAAACGCTGCCTAAGTTTTTCAGCCAACGCCCCTAAAGAAATTACTTAGTAACTTTGAagattgtaaaatattttccattttccacttaGAATCAGTTTGTGCCCCTAAGCGCATAATTCCATTAAATGGAAACTCCCCTCAAAATCTCTCGCACGGAGCACAGAGTTCTCAAATCCTTTCGCACTCAGGACACATAAAcactgacacacacacacaaatggaTTTAGAGACAGACAAGCCCCAAAAAGGCGTCCTTACAGCA of Drosophila mauritiana strain mau12 chromosome 3R, ASM438214v1, whole genome shotgun sequence contains these proteins:
- the LOC117142608 gene encoding ATP-binding cassette sub-family A member 3, translating into MNRSLTYFQKYRLLLWKDIKLQLTNWIELVMIIFLSVLMPIIFSIGTKVAKSIFPPDIEMEKSPGPKSVNTSLFQDLYFTPNNGILEQLITQLANISDFKNVEVFDTNTELYLQLMINTKAIGIAFPSEWYDIKSCPEELNLTIFMPLSIKRKDFKYFESGFLLLQERISKIFIFFKNAGNGKLPSVLMNHFPYPLYVPNHYAESAKAMTYMTLVSFLLPCITIVKYVVAEKERQQKAVLTAMGFSNSIHWLAWYTKSIILLILCLLIMIAIFSIGLIYEFSSLVCLMTIFLVYVHSLVLFAFFVSSFFSRSLSAVVATILIYLATALPFLIVGTEKSSLAAQTAASIGLNSGLFYILDSVAVMEMQSVGAQWYTIHNTASSGHKLSIVGHMLIMISISWIDLLICLYIEAVRTGEFEVPQPWTYPFQRRYWCPLRNVSSVFHQGALLSLAKTNSEGNLPGTNPTGQPFIYLDDRTQENFQRVNINKKIGIEIRSLSKTFGFRHVVKDLFINVYENEITALVGHKGSGKTTIIMMLCGILPPTTGTVLINGYDIVTEAKVAKSSLGICPQHSVIFKGMSAKDHIYFFSRVKGYNKTEALMESNIYISKLGLVDSQKWDAMKLSPGNQRRLSLACALCAGSKVILCDEPSSGLDAIGRHELWRFLQKEKHGRTILMTSQQLEEGEIIADRIAIMNDGQVLCYGTLGYLKHLPYTSYTLSCQMAPNSKADNLTDLVKFYMTTTSPVFLGVDVSYKLPRSKIDRFPELFQQLEENKKSLNVVSFGVSDSSLDGIYLSLDYGQGGLRLRGGADQGVNEKAEFGVQTDKSIRTKKVSRYQLKMDPPNETILKTRTPINPIAIWRPKDREKGSCMAQWQAMFIKKKNYTASRALIFILILIIPLFYYVIVLSTAASEKCDHRTDKQPVLALSLDYYSYDDMVILLEVDKQLYKSEGEAYVELVKEPATVENVDSIFSHLFKAPPIIRRDIKRKYVCGASFNNVSTITAWYNSDAFEHSAPIAMNLVYNALGKAVFEDQDFSILVNRGDLHDFVWLNNATSKGQRYKRQNDPDYWDYPDYEIQEYDVVIQPNTSSSSGHPYESKPGDANKITVQMSILEAASTLYNEKGKRKQLFGSLIIITAYIALALSIFSIFVTKERVEHFKTQQEIYGVTLFYFWLTHFVGDFLIFAIYMVALTIAIYHFTIWYQVIIMLLLIGFACLPFVYLCSLLFNRPNIAFAGIFTILVMTGGMLFSFLYMLTLITEVNFTTVFAILPMYVGTFGLFKCLAWREYCNREVLPPIEELDCKFGNCNVFCACKPAHYWIEIWLLMVHCLAWFIFLWLSNFGYEIGYRFKPKLSNRNWHTNGKHIRVLDEERRVGQIPKYEHEDYPIIVDQVTKNYCRTKRAVQLVSFAIRPGDTFGLLGAQGTGKTSIFQMIAGETCMSHGNIYVRGHSLREHRNDAKMEVGYCPQGDTAPNYLTGRQLLRIHCLLHGVPKQHIKAVSEQMAIEFNFKDQLDRPIHTYSGGKKRKLNIALAIDSGSVLCLDETNGSVDHATQRFIWRKLEAVKSSGRPVLLTTHSMEEANAVCSKVAFLVAGEMMLIGSMQQVRSEVTNTIVIRLRVNPSEGELKRRYRQLIADMADLFPLATLHEAFETCLIYHININVTTLSNLFYQMEKIRNEGLLEDYSITQVSLDEIYRILDDEEDPNLVDLDSTHNSEVSEDIRDTTRDTTRDTTRDTNLASDVGIQKEKDKRKKVEEDDTNTQKSSETRKPSIKRRPATQTDSTDTDEMEVEKGEKLKKKTSTFFQD